A single Brachybacterium sillae DNA region contains:
- a CDS encoding murein biosynthesis integral membrane protein MurJ — MSSTPPSDHRPAEDPAPEPDSGPGPDPSPATEPRDVPARTAPRGRLLRASALMASGSIVSRLLGFVRNFLFGLITAGSMTAVGNAVSAANFLPNQIWILVGGGVLNAILVPAIVRASRQDDRGADYVSRLMTLVVLLTGGLTVLCIALVPVLLTVTSGRLAPGTFAFAVQMGYWMMPQIMLSALYVMCGQLLNAHDSFGPYQWAPVMNNVVGILGALAFLAMWGSTPRVEDWTLTMIIALAAINIGGSAAQVLFLWVFVRRLGLRLRPRFGFRGLGLRKLGRIGTWTLAMLLVSQVGISATRWATGGASARAEELIRAGRAGEAAVYPALASIDWSYMAFMIPQGIIAVTLVTAAFPTISRRAAADDHAGAFAQYAQTSRMLAVPMVLCTAVFIALAGPIMWVIGGGTGPVAARANGWVLVAYMLGLVPFAATYLVKRVFYAYEQARAPFLMQLPNTLVSVLAVAPILAFVDPRWATATAAAVSSLGNLLGWVLGLWLLRRIGRRLGVRSGASRESAVVMGKLLLAGAVALLVGWGLLALVGDLVWIGRLAAIAVGAVIAAVMTVVFLGLAWLLRVRELRDLVDVLRRRRRRSRS; from the coding sequence ATGTCGTCGACACCCCCCTCGGATCACCGGCCCGCAGAGGACCCTGCGCCTGAGCCCGACTCCGGGCCGGGCCCGGACCCGTCGCCGGCCACCGAACCGCGGGACGTGCCCGCCCGCACCGCACCCCGCGGGCGGCTGCTGCGCGCGAGCGCCCTCATGGCCTCCGGGTCGATCGTCTCCCGCCTGCTCGGGTTCGTGCGCAACTTCCTGTTCGGCCTGATCACCGCCGGGTCCATGACGGCCGTGGGCAATGCGGTGAGCGCCGCGAACTTCCTGCCCAACCAGATCTGGATCCTCGTCGGCGGGGGCGTGCTCAACGCCATCCTGGTGCCGGCGATCGTGCGCGCCAGCCGCCAGGACGATCGCGGGGCCGACTACGTCTCCCGTCTCATGACGCTGGTGGTGCTGCTGACCGGCGGCCTCACCGTGCTGTGCATCGCCCTGGTGCCGGTGCTGCTGACCGTCACCAGCGGCCGCCTGGCCCCGGGCACCTTCGCGTTCGCGGTGCAGATGGGCTACTGGATGATGCCGCAGATCATGCTGTCGGCCCTGTACGTGATGTGCGGGCAGCTGCTGAACGCCCACGACTCCTTCGGTCCGTACCAGTGGGCGCCGGTGATGAACAACGTGGTGGGCATCCTCGGGGCCCTGGCGTTCCTGGCGATGTGGGGGTCGACCCCCCGGGTGGAGGACTGGACGCTGACGATGATCATCGCGCTGGCGGCGATCAACATCGGCGGGTCGGCCGCCCAGGTGCTGTTCCTGTGGGTGTTCGTGCGGCGTCTGGGTCTGCGTCTGCGGCCGCGTTTCGGGTTCCGCGGCCTGGGGCTGCGCAAGCTGGGGCGGATCGGCACCTGGACCCTGGCGATGCTGCTGGTCTCGCAGGTGGGCATCTCCGCCACCCGCTGGGCCACCGGGGGCGCCAGTGCCCGCGCGGAGGAGCTGATCCGTGCCGGGCGCGCCGGCGAGGCCGCGGTCTACCCGGCGCTGGCCTCGATCGACTGGTCCTACATGGCGTTCATGATCCCGCAGGGGATCATCGCGGTGACGCTGGTGACGGCCGCCTTCCCGACGATCTCCCGCCGCGCCGCGGCGGACGACCATGCCGGGGCCTTCGCCCAGTACGCGCAGACCTCGCGGATGCTGGCAGTGCCGATGGTGCTGTGCACCGCGGTGTTCATCGCCCTGGCCGGGCCGATCATGTGGGTGATCGGCGGTGGCACCGGTCCCGTCGCGGCTCGCGCCAACGGCTGGGTGCTGGTGGCGTACATGCTCGGGCTCGTGCCGTTCGCGGCGACCTACCTGGTCAAGCGGGTGTTCTACGCGTATGAGCAGGCCCGTGCCCCGTTCCTGATGCAGCTGCCGAACACCCTGGTGTCGGTCCTCGCGGTCGCGCCGATCCTCGCGTTCGTGGATCCCCGCTGGGCCACCGCCACGGCGGCGGCCGTCAGCTCCCTGGGGAACCTGCTGGGGTGGGTGCTGGGGTTGTGGCTGCTGCGTCGGATCGGCCGCCGTCTGGGAGTGCGCTCCGGGGCGTCGCGGGAGAGCGCCGTGGTGATGGGGAAGCTGCTCCTGGCCGGGGCGGTGGCGCTGCTGGTCGGCTGGGGCCTGCTGGCTCTCGTCGGTGACCTGGTGTGGATCGGGCGTCTGGCGGCCATCGCCGTCGGGGCGGTGATCGCGGCGGTGATGACGGTGGTGTTCCTGGGTCTGGCGTGGCTGCTGCGGGTGCGGGAGCTGCGCGACCTGGTGGACGTGCTGCGTCGACGGCGGCGGCGCTCCCGGTCCTGA
- a CDS encoding DUF6049 family protein: MPSCASSGPVADPPRRAVRARWARALWASLALLLALVAVLGPTGPGQSSPRAHAAPVSAPAMAGGPSAPARPGDPTPAAPGAPVRMDLVSLGPVALAPGDSLAVTLRVTNTSEEPLVDPRLELRARTARVTSRADLERWQSDPTPEEPGTARATADPTGVLAPGESLDLTLSVPADDLGWSSDPDLWGTRRVALTVADASGALATVRTFVVWRPDGTTARVDQSVLLPLTAQDPGTAALDPAAHAQDLREGRLGAMLALARRDDVDWLLDPALLDPPFRPTAPGAPSGDPSDAAPAEGPPPAASDAGGAVPPGPDASSGPPQDTPANPPPVGTGVDPITAEPQAAATVQALTDAAGNRTVLALPYGRADVQALRSAGAEGLRTVAEDRSREAFARTGITPAATVAVVPGERADPTQVGSALDSGLSALMIPSASLREDLESTVTPSGPASIAAGPDRGSVPVLAPDSTLSAEFALLDGSADPEQIRQRILAETAVIAAEPTSAPRHVLIAPPLTVTLSEPAASATLDALGQAPWLRRTPAQQLLEQTPDQTGTDGGGEGAGVLGTVPLEDVRPTGFEADGRATVLPSADAPEPAAGHDLRDLQSALAPLAGLSDAVQDPHLLDVPVVTALSGASEQWRGGSPEPRRRAELAAQDAARLTAGVSVRTPSSVNLVADASNVPVTVRNDLDSPVRLQARVSADKPLVRLGQPPVVEVPARSSTQVSVPVEAIANGQVTLSVELRSPDGTRLTQAEHASLTVNPAWENWTTLLVGIAMGLLVIVGVLRARRTGSDRRAPAERGPEPPPTADS; encoded by the coding sequence ATGCCGTCCTGCGCTTCGTCCGGACCCGTCGCGGATCCCCCGCGTCGGGCGGTGCGCGCACGGTGGGCGCGCGCACTGTGGGCATCGCTCGCCCTGCTGCTGGCGCTGGTGGCCGTGCTGGGGCCGACAGGGCCGGGACAGTCTAGCCCGCGGGCCCACGCCGCCCCGGTGTCGGCGCCTGCGATGGCAGGCGGCCCGTCAGCCCCGGCGCGTCCGGGTGATCCGACACCAGCCGCCCCCGGCGCGCCGGTGCGCATGGACCTGGTCTCCCTCGGACCAGTGGCCCTCGCCCCGGGGGACAGCCTGGCGGTGACACTGCGGGTTACGAACACGTCGGAGGAGCCGCTGGTCGATCCCCGCCTGGAGCTGCGGGCCCGCACCGCACGCGTCACCTCCCGGGCGGATCTCGAACGCTGGCAGTCGGATCCGACACCCGAGGAACCCGGCACGGCCCGGGCGACGGCCGACCCCACGGGGGTCCTCGCGCCGGGGGAGTCTCTGGATCTCACGCTGAGCGTTCCTGCCGATGACCTCGGCTGGTCCTCCGACCCTGATCTGTGGGGCACTCGGCGCGTGGCGCTGACCGTCGCCGACGCCTCGGGGGCGCTGGCGACGGTGCGCACGTTCGTGGTGTGGCGGCCCGACGGGACCACCGCCCGCGTGGACCAGTCGGTGCTGCTGCCGCTGACCGCGCAGGACCCGGGCACCGCCGCCCTGGATCCCGCGGCCCATGCGCAGGACCTCCGAGAGGGCCGGCTGGGGGCCATGCTCGCCCTGGCCCGACGCGACGATGTCGACTGGTTGCTGGACCCCGCGCTGCTGGACCCGCCGTTCCGCCCCACGGCGCCCGGTGCCCCCTCCGGTGATCCGTCCGATGCTGCCCCCGCCGAGGGCCCACCGCCCGCAGCATCCGATGCAGGCGGTGCCGTCCCACCCGGCCCCGACGCATCCTCCGGGCCACCGCAGGACACCCCGGCGAATCCGCCGCCGGTCGGCACGGGAGTCGACCCGATCACCGCGGAACCGCAGGCCGCTGCCACGGTGCAGGCGCTCACCGACGCCGCGGGCAACCGCACCGTGCTCGCGTTGCCGTACGGCCGCGCCGACGTCCAGGCCCTGCGCTCCGCCGGCGCCGAGGGGCTTCGCACCGTCGCGGAGGATCGGTCACGGGAGGCCTTCGCCCGCACCGGTATCACCCCGGCGGCGACGGTCGCGGTGGTCCCCGGGGAACGGGCCGACCCGACGCAGGTCGGGTCCGCTCTGGATTCGGGGCTGTCGGCGCTGATGATCCCCTCCGCCTCCCTGCGGGAGGACCTCGAGTCCACCGTCACCCCGTCGGGGCCTGCGTCGATCGCGGCGGGCCCCGACCGGGGGTCGGTCCCGGTGCTCGCCCCCGATTCGACGCTCTCGGCGGAGTTCGCGCTGCTGGACGGTTCCGCGGATCCGGAGCAGATCAGGCAGCGGATCCTCGCCGAGACCGCGGTGATCGCAGCGGAACCGACCTCCGCACCCCGCCATGTGCTCATCGCCCCGCCGCTGACGGTGACACTGTCGGAGCCGGCCGCGAGCGCCACCCTGGATGCCCTCGGGCAGGCGCCATGGCTGCGCCGCACCCCGGCCCAGCAGCTGCTGGAGCAGACCCCTGACCAGACCGGCACGGACGGTGGCGGGGAGGGTGCCGGGGTCCTCGGCACGGTGCCGCTGGAGGACGTGCGCCCGACGGGTTTCGAGGCCGACGGACGGGCGACGGTGCTGCCCTCCGCCGACGCGCCGGAACCGGCCGCGGGGCATGACCTGCGGGACCTGCAGAGCGCGCTGGCACCGCTGGCGGGACTGTCCGACGCGGTGCAGGATCCGCACCTGCTGGATGTGCCGGTGGTGACGGCGCTGTCGGGCGCCTCGGAACAGTGGCGCGGCGGGTCCCCGGAGCCACGGCGGCGGGCGGAGCTGGCGGCGCAGGACGCTGCCCGGCTCACCGCCGGGGTGAGCGTCCGGACACCCAGCAGTGTGAACCTGGTGGCCGACGCCTCCAATGTGCCGGTGACGGTGCGCAACGACCTCGACTCACCCGTGCGTCTGCAGGCGAGGGTCTCCGCCGACAAGCCGCTGGTGCGGTTGGGCCAGCCGCCGGTGGTGGAGGTGCCGGCCCGCAGCAGCACCCAGGTGTCGGTGCCGGTGGAGGCCATCGCCAACGGGCAGGTGACCCTGTCGGTCGAGCTGCGCAGCCCCGATGGCACGCGGCTCACGCAGGCCGAGCACGCCTCTTTGACGGTGAATCCGGCGTGGGAGAACTGGACAACGCTGCTGGTGGGCATCGCCATGGGGTTGCTGGTGATCGTGGGGGTGCTGCGAGCGCGGCGCACCGGGTCGGACCGTCGAGCCCCCGCCGAACGCGGACCGGAACCACCCCCCACCGCCGACTCCTGA